TTAGGGATTTCTCAGCAAAATCTAACTTTTTAACATCTCTTGCATTAATTTAAGCTTATTTAAGCAAATTTTCATAATTGTGCTGTATACGAATCGCACATATCTCTAGTAAAATCTTCATATCAACTTTGTCAGGTTTGTAGTCATAACTTTAGTACTGAACTTAAGATTAAAGACCCGAATCAATCATCAAAGTTATTTTGTAAAGCTACTAGCTTGATATCCCAAATACTATTTAACATAAAAAATTTATTATTTAATTTTTTTGAAATTCTTTTATTAAATTATGCAACAGGCATCCATGAGCAAAACCAGTGATGATGAAATATTGTTGCAAACCCAAAGATGGCAGCGCGAGCGACGGATAATAGAACTTTTATCTTCTTTGAACTATCGAACTGGTGAACTTAGCTGCTATTTACACAATATTGCCTGCGGAGTTAGCGAGTTAATAGGAGTAGATTGGACTGTTGTTACTTATTGCCAAGAAGGTTTTGAAACTATTTTAGCAAGCAGTATTGAAATGGGTGAAGATCAACCCCGTGTTTATGCACTACACGGTCGATTGATTGGTACAGTGATGGAAATTAAGCGCACATTAGCCGTTGAAGATGCTGTCAATAATCCAGAATATGGTAGACCAGCGCCAGGTTATCGAGCATATTTAGGGATACCTTTGCAAACTTCTGAAGGTCAAGTATTTGGTACGATTTGTTCTTTTCATCGACAAGCACGTGAATTTACTACTGATGAAATCCAAATTGTCGAACTGTTTGCAGAACGTGCAGCTACAGCAATTGACCACTATCATCTCTATCAACAACAGTGTCACTTTAATCAAATACTAGAAGCAGAAGTAGAAAAACGTACAGCAGAATTAAGAGCAGCCCAAGCTAAACTTGTAGAACAAGAAAGATTGGCAGCTATTGGGGAATTTTCTTCCATAATTGTGCATGAAATTCGTAATCCCTTAACTACTATGGTTATGGGATTGAAGTATTTTAAAAAGACTGTTATAACGGAAGCTGCTCAAGAACGATTAGAGTTAGCACTCAGCGAAGCTAGCCGTTTAGAAAGGCTACTAAGTGAAATTTTACTCTACGCCAAGCCACAGGTATTGCAACTTGCTCAATTAGATGTAAATGAATTCATTAACGAGTTGCTGCTTACAATCCGTGAAATGCCAGAAGCTGTGAAAACAGAAATCAAATTTATACCCGCATCATCAATAGTAAAAATTGCCGGAGATAAGGACAAACTCAAACAAGTTTTTATTAACATTGTCCGCAATGCTTGTGAAGCAGTTGGAGATGGAGATGTTGTCACATGGGAAGTAAATTCTTCCCTAGAAGATGAAGTTTGCATTAATGTACATAATAGTGGTAATCCGATTCCATC
The genomic region above belongs to Calothrix sp. NIES-2098 and contains:
- a CDS encoding GAF sensor signal transduction histidine kinase gives rise to the protein MSKTSDDEILLQTQRWQRERRIIELLSSLNYRTGELSCYLHNIACGVSELIGVDWTVVTYCQEGFETILASSIEMGEDQPRVYALHGRLIGTVMEIKRTLAVEDAVNNPEYGRPAPGYRAYLGIPLQTSEGQVFGTICSFHRQAREFTTDEIQIVELFAERAATAIDHYHLYQQQCHFNQILEAEVEKRTAELRAAQAKLVEQERLAAIGEFSSIIVHEIRNPLTTMVMGLKYFKKTVITEAAQERLELALSEASRLERLLSEILLYAKPQVLQLAQLDVNEFINELLLTIREMPEAVKTEIKFIPASSIVKIAGDKDKLKQVFINIVRNACEAVGDGDVVTWEVNSSLEDEVCINVHNSGNPIPSEILCKLSQPFFSTKPEGTGLGLAISKRIVNAHGGKLSIQSQPLTGTIVSVQLPLVK